CAGGTCGGGGTTGGCCGGGTCCGCCAGCGCGGGGCGGTTGCGTTCGATGAGCGCCTGCCAGTAGGGCACGAGCTCGGCGTCGGTCGGGGGCCGGCCCCAGGCGCGGGCCAGGACCGCCTCGGCGATGGCCCAGAGGTGGTCCCCCGGAGCGGTGGTCCAGGTCGGCACGGCGGCCTCCACCCCGGCGGTGATGCGCATCTCGACGCGCTCGTCGCCGGTGCCGCCGACGAAGCGCATCGCGGCGTGCTCGCCGTCACCGTGCGCGGGCCCCTGCAGGGAGGCGACGTCGGCCACGGCCACGCTGGCCACGGCATGCGGGACGCCGGGCCCCTGGGGGGTGTGGACGGAGGTCAGCGCGGCCGTCGCGAGCCCGACGCCGAGCGCTGTCTGCAGCAGCCGGCGGGCCCAGGGCAGGGTCAGCACATCGGCTACCGTGCCCAGGCGCCCCCAGCGCATGAGCTGGGCGATCGTGGCGATGACGGTGACGCCGAGGAGGTACCAGGCGACCGCGATCACAACGAGCCGCCCGGCGGCGAAAGCGACCTCGACGGGCCCGGCGACCTCGAGCCACCCACCCCAACCCGACAAGTCCGTCAGAGCGGGGGTTGCCAGCGGCCCGCCGCCGAGGGCGCTGAACACCACGATGACGGTGGCGAGCGTCGCGATCCATCCCGCCAGCAGCAGAGGGCGGGCGATGCGCCTGCCACGGCGCGCCGGTTGCGCGATCGTCGCCTCCACAGGTGTCCCCCTTGATGGGTGGGTCGCTGCACTCTAGCGTTGCACCAACGACTATGAAAGGGATGGGGATACATGACGGCAGAGACGTCAGATGCGAGCGGGTGGATCAGCACCGCCGAGGCGTCTCGGCGGCTCGGCGTCGGACTGCGCACCCTGTACCGCATGATCGACGGCGGCGAGCTGCCCGCCTACAAGCTCGGGCGCGTGATCCGCATCCGTGAGCAGGACCTGGAGGCTTTCGTCGAGGGCTGCCGCATCGAGCCGGGGGCGCTGAGCCACCTCTACCCGCCTTCGGCCGGGCACGACGAGGGGAGCTGATCCGCTGGCCGGCGACCTTCCTGGGTACGAGCTCGTCGAGCGCATCGGCGCGGGGGCGATGGGCACGGTTTGGCGGGCACACCAGTTGAGCTCCGCGGGGCGGGTCGTCGCGGTGAAGCGGGTCCACCCCGGCGATCCGGGGTTGGTGCAGCGCATTCGCCGCGAGGCCGAAGCCCTGCTGGGCCTCGACCATCCGCACGTGGTCAGCGTCCACGAGCTGGTGCCGGATGGCGAGGGTGTCGCCATCGTCATGGCGTACGCGCCGGGGGGGTCCCTGGCTGACCTGCTCGGCGACCTGGGCCGCCTGGAGCCGCAACGCGCGTTGCGGATCGCGTTGCCCCTGGCTGAGGCGCTCGCCTCGGTGCACCGCTGCGGGGTTCTGCACCGCGACGTCACGCCCGGCAACGTCCTGTTCACCTCCGACGGGCAGCCGCTCCTCGGCGACTTCGGTCTGGCCTTCGTGCCGGGTGGGCGGCGTCTCAGCGGCGGTGGCATCGCCGGCACGGCCGAGTACCTCGACCCGGACGTGGCCGGAGGCGCCGAGCCCGACCCGAGCAGCGATGTCTACGGCCTGGCCGTGCTGACCTACGAGATGCTGGCGGGGGGACCGCCCTTCACCGGCCCGACGCCCCTTGCCGTGCTGCGCGCCGCGGACCTCGCGGTGTACACGCCGTTGGTCGAAGCGGTGCCCGGCGTACCACGCGCCCTGGCGGGGGCCGTGGAGCGCGGGTTCGCGCGCGACCGCGCCCAGCGGTTCGCCTCCGCCGAGGAGTTCGCCGCGGCGCTGCGGGGGGCTGCCGGTCAGACCGGGCCCGAGCCCCGGCCGGCGCCGCCCGTCACCGCGGACGCCTCGAAGCCAGCCACGGTGGGGGCGCCCCGGCAGACGCGGACGTTCGGGCCCAAGCCCGTCGTCCGCGAGCAGCCGCCCGCGCGTGAGCGCACCGCCTGGCGCAAGCCGGTCGTGGTCGTGACGGCGCTGTTCCTGCTCGCGAGCCCGGTCGCGCTGATGGTCCTGCTGACGTCCGGTGACGGCAACGCCGACACCGTGCAGCTCGCCCCGGTCGCGCCGACCGCGCCGCTGCCGCTCGGAGCGCAGCCCCGGACACCGGCGGTCGACTGCCGCCCGCCTGCCGCCGTGGACGGCGACGCCGTCGACCAGCACGCGGTCGGCCTCGTGGAGCTCGGCGGCTGCCCGGTGACGATCACCACGCGGCGCAACACGGTGACGGTGCACTTCGAACCGGACGAACCGCCGGTCGAGCTGGTCGTGGGCGACGACGGCGACCGGGCCGTGGTCGGGGACTGGAACTGCGACGGCACCTACACGCCAGGGGTGTACCGGCCCGACACCGGCCAGGTGTTCCTGTTCGCCGGCTGGGCGACGGTCGACAGTCCCCGGGTCTACAGCGCGCCGGCCTTCGACTCCGACCGGCGGGGCGGCGAGCCGCGGGTGCGTGACACGTCCGGGGACGGCTGCGACGACGTCGACGTCGCGGGGGCCGCGCCGGGTGACGCCTGAGGGACCTGGCGGGTCGAGCCCCGTCACCGCGCCCGGTCCGCGAGGGCGGACGGCAGCTCGACCCGCCAGCCGGTGTCCAGGCCGATCTCGTCGAAGTGGCCCTGGTTGACCTCCAGGGCGCCCCGATAGGTGACGCCGGGGTCGTAGATCGGGCACGGGTCGGCCTCGCAGGGCTCCATGTCGAGCACCGCCAGGACGGCGCCGTCCGCGGCGAAGAACGCGATCGACAGGGGTATGAGGGTGTTCTTCATCCAGAAGCCGCCGCCGCGGTCCTCGGGGGAGAGGAAGACCATGCCGGCGTCTCGTGGCAGGTCGGTCACACCCATGAGGCCCTGCTGGCGAGTGGCCGGCTGGTCGGCGACGTACACCGCCATCTCGACCTGGCCGCCGTCCGGGTCGAGCAAGGTGAGCGAGGCGACGTCGAACGGCGGCATCGCGGGCACGTCGGGCGTCGGGCTGGTGGCGGGCGACTCTCCCGCCACGCCCGGGTCCTGGCCGGTCAGCCCGCAGCCGGCCAGCAGCAGAACCACGCACAGGGCAGCGAGCACGCGCACTCCGCCAGCATATGGGCCAGGGGGGTGGGTGGGCCGTGCCGGGCCCCTACCCTTGAAGGCGATGGCAGATGAGGATCTCGCGGTGGCCTACACGTACGCCTGGTGGTTGACCGGCGACGAGGGGGCCGCCGTCGCGGCCGCGCGCAGCGCCACCGCCAGCCAGGCCGTGGCCGCTGCCGAACCCGGGCGGCGCCTCGAGATCCTGCTGCGCGAGGTGCGGGCGACGGCGGCACCCACGCCGACGATGTGCCCCGCTTCGGAGGTCGCGCTCCTGCACGACGCGCACGGGCTGGCTCTGGAGGACGCGGCCGCGGTGGTCGCTGTGGACGCCGCCGACGCCCGCACCGAGTTGGCCCACGGGCGCCTGGAGGCCCTGTCCGAGACGGTCATCGACCCCTTCACCCACCCCGAGCGTCTCGGCGGCCTGGCGGTCGGCAACCCTGCCGACGTCGCCCACGCCCGTCAGTGCGACAACTGCGCACAGGCACGAGACCTGCTCGGGCGGGGCCGTGCCGAGCTGCGCCTCCTTCCGACGCCGCCGGTCCCCGCGGCCCTCGCCGCGGCCGACGACCCGGCCGGAGACCTCGGTCCGCCGGCGACCGGGGCCCGCCGCGCCACCGCCCGCCCAGGCCACGGTCGACCACTGGTGGCGCTGGCGCTGGCCGTCGTGGCGGTCGTGGCGGTCGTGCTGCTGACCCTCGGGGGGCGTTAGGCAGCCGGCGGCGCCGGGTAGCCCAGAACCGATGCTG
This window of the Egibacteraceae bacterium genome carries:
- a CDS encoding DUF192 domain-containing protein, whose product is MRVLAALCVVLLLAGCGLTGQDPGVAGESPATSPTPDVPAMPPFDVASLTLLDPDGGQVEMAVYVADQPATRQQGLMGVTDLPRDAGMVFLSPEDRGGGFWMKNTLIPLSIAFFAADGAVLAVLDMEPCEADPCPIYDPGVTYRGALEVNQGHFDEIGLDTGWRVELPSALADRAR
- a CDS encoding helix-turn-helix domain-containing protein, yielding MTAETSDASGWISTAEASRRLGVGLRTLYRMIDGGELPAYKLGRVIRIREQDLEAFVEGCRIEPGALSHLYPPSAGHDEGS
- a CDS encoding protein kinase, with protein sequence MAGDLPGYELVERIGAGAMGTVWRAHQLSSAGRVVAVKRVHPGDPGLVQRIRREAEALLGLDHPHVVSVHELVPDGEGVAIVMAYAPGGSLADLLGDLGRLEPQRALRIALPLAEALASVHRCGVLHRDVTPGNVLFTSDGQPLLGDFGLAFVPGGRRLSGGGIAGTAEYLDPDVAGGAEPDPSSDVYGLAVLTYEMLAGGPPFTGPTPLAVLRAADLAVYTPLVEAVPGVPRALAGAVERGFARDRAQRFASAEEFAAALRGAAGQTGPEPRPAPPVTADASKPATVGAPRQTRTFGPKPVVREQPPARERTAWRKPVVVVTALFLLASPVALMVLLTSGDGNADTVQLAPVAPTAPLPLGAQPRTPAVDCRPPAAVDGDAVDQHAVGLVELGGCPVTITTRRNTVTVHFEPDEPPVELVVGDDGDRAVVGDWNCDGTYTPGVYRPDTGQVFLFAGWATVDSPRVYSAPAFDSDRRGGEPRVRDTSGDGCDDVDVAGAAPGDA